A window of Rufibacter sp. LB8 contains these coding sequences:
- a CDS encoding EVE domain-containing protein produces the protein MKYWLVKSEPEKYAWADLARDGQTTWDGVRNFQARNNLQAMQPDDLVLYYHSVSEKAIVGIAKVVAAAYPDPSAPDDKWVAVTLAPEKAFAKPVTLEQIKKETELQNIALLRQSRLSVMPLTPSEFELLLQLGQ, from the coding sequence ATGAAGTATTGGTTAGTAAAATCTGAACCTGAGAAATACGCCTGGGCAGACCTGGCGCGCGATGGCCAAACCACCTGGGACGGCGTCCGTAATTTTCAGGCGCGCAATAACCTGCAGGCCATGCAGCCAGATGATTTGGTGCTCTATTACCACAGCGTATCTGAGAAAGCCATTGTGGGCATTGCCAAAGTGGTGGCAGCGGCCTACCCAGACCCGTCTGCGCCAGATGACAAATGGGTGGCCGTGACGCTTGCCCCAGAGAAAGCCTTTGCCAAACCGGTCACGCTGGAACAGATCAAGAAAGAAACTGAGTTACAGAACATTGCTTTGCTGCGGCAGTCACGGTTGTCTGTGATGCCGCTCACGCCGTCTGAGTTTGAGTTGCTGCTGCAGTTAGGCCAGTAA
- the polX gene encoding DNA polymerase/3'-5' exonuclease PolX, with product MENKELIRMFRLTASLMELHEENPFKIRSYTSAVMVLERLEKPIHQMSQAQLEGLDGIGKGMAAKIVEAVQTGSHTDLNRLLETTPEGVVQMLNIKGIGPKKIKTIWKDLGVESIEALREACEKNEISKLKGFGAKTQQTILEGLQYTESNKGKLLWAEAEPLALDLLSFLKQSSKTAQVEVVGDFRRNLEILDTLQFLVSLKDDAAWSSYLDELSGITPQEAASGPFVWRGTHDASGVKLEIRLVSERRFANQVLLYSANPQWLTQPLNDAGDSLMSEAYGDAAPSEEAIFSRLNLPFIAPELRESPRILELAKENKLPTLLQDQDLKGILHNHSTYSDGAHTLEQMAVHCQQLGYQYLGICDHSKSAFYANGLQEFRVQQQQQEIDRLNQQLAPFTIFKGIESDILNDGSLDYEPDVLASFDFIVASIHSNLKMDIVKATDRLLSAIANPYTTMLGHPTGRLLLRREGYPIDHKAVIDACAENGVIIEINANPWRLDIDWRWVEYALSQNVLLSINPDAHSMRGYEDMRYGVLVGRKGGLTPEMTFNAKGREEVVAYFAERKKAKGI from the coding sequence GTGGAGAATAAAGAATTGATCAGAATGTTCCGGCTCACGGCTTCCTTGATGGAGCTGCACGAAGAAAATCCGTTCAAGATACGGTCGTACACCAGCGCCGTGATGGTGCTGGAACGGCTGGAGAAACCCATTCACCAGATGAGCCAGGCGCAGCTGGAAGGGCTGGACGGCATTGGCAAAGGCATGGCCGCCAAGATTGTGGAAGCCGTGCAGACCGGCAGCCACACCGACCTGAACCGCCTGCTGGAAACTACTCCCGAAGGCGTGGTGCAGATGCTCAACATCAAAGGCATTGGCCCCAAGAAAATCAAAACCATCTGGAAAGACCTGGGCGTAGAATCCATAGAAGCGCTGCGCGAAGCCTGCGAGAAAAACGAGATCTCTAAACTCAAAGGCTTCGGGGCGAAGACCCAACAGACTATTTTAGAAGGCCTGCAATACACCGAGTCCAACAAAGGCAAACTGCTCTGGGCCGAGGCCGAACCGCTGGCCCTGGATTTGCTCTCATTTCTGAAACAGAGCTCAAAAACAGCCCAGGTCGAAGTGGTGGGTGACTTCCGCCGCAACCTGGAAATTCTGGACACGCTCCAATTCCTGGTAAGTTTGAAAGACGATGCCGCCTGGTCTTCTTATTTGGATGAACTGTCCGGCATCACGCCGCAAGAAGCCGCTTCTGGCCCGTTTGTGTGGCGTGGAACGCATGATGCCTCTGGCGTGAAACTGGAAATCAGGCTGGTGTCGGAACGCCGTTTCGCGAACCAAGTGCTTTTATATTCGGCCAACCCGCAATGGCTCACCCAACCGCTAAATGACGCTGGTGACTCGCTGATGTCGGAAGCCTACGGCGATGCCGCGCCCTCAGAGGAAGCTATTTTCAGTCGCCTGAATCTGCCCTTCATTGCCCCGGAACTCCGCGAAAGCCCACGAATTCTGGAACTGGCCAAAGAAAACAAACTGCCCACGCTGCTCCAAGACCAAGATCTGAAAGGCATTCTGCACAACCACAGCACCTATTCAGACGGCGCGCACACCCTGGAGCAAATGGCGGTGCACTGTCAACAGTTGGGCTACCAATACCTGGGCATCTGCGACCATTCTAAATCGGCGTTCTATGCCAACGGGTTACAGGAATTCAGGGTGCAGCAGCAACAGCAGGAAATTGACCGCCTCAACCAGCAACTGGCCCCGTTCACCATCTTCAAAGGCATTGAGTCTGATATTCTGAATGATGGTTCCCTGGATTATGAGCCAGACGTTTTAGCCAGCTTTGACTTCATAGTGGCCTCCATTCACAGCAACCTCAAGATGGACATCGTCAAAGCCACTGACCGCCTCCTCAGCGCCATTGCCAACCCGTACACCACCATGCTGGGGCACCCCACCGGCCGCTTATTGCTGCGCCGCGAAGGTTATCCCATTGACCACAAAGCCGTGATTGACGCCTGCGCTGAAAATGGAGTTATCATTGAAATCAACGCCAACCCCTGGCGGTTAGATATTGACTGGCGTTGGGTAGAATACGCCCTCAGCCAGAACGTGCTCCTGAGCATTAACCCAGACGCACACAGCATGCGCGGCTATGAAGACATGCGTTACGGCGTGTTGGTAGGCCGAAAAGGCGGCTTAACCCCAGAGATGACGTTCAACGCCAAAGGTAGAGAAGAAGTGGTGGCCTATTTCGCGGAGCGGAAGAAGGCGAAGGGGATTTAA
- the tnpA gene encoding IS200/IS605 family transposase: MSFVKVYIHYVWGTKNREPLLASKELRQLVWQHMRENAREKGIYIDYINGHKDHCHCLVSLGLDQSIQKVAQLLKGESSYWINQQKLTPSKFEWQQEYFAVSVSESMVAKVREYIRRQDEHHATKSFEEETTEFMAKYGFVRKDDF, from the coding sequence ATGTCCTTCGTGAAGGTTTACATCCATTATGTGTGGGGTACCAAGAACCGTGAACCGCTGCTTGCGAGTAAAGAACTGCGGCAACTGGTGTGGCAGCACATGCGGGAAAACGCAAGGGAAAAGGGAATTTACATTGATTATATCAACGGACACAAAGACCATTGCCACTGTTTGGTCTCTTTGGGCCTTGACCAATCCATTCAGAAGGTGGCCCAACTCCTTAAAGGCGAATCTTCTTATTGGATAAATCAGCAGAAATTAACGCCTTCTAAATTTGAATGGCAACAGGAGTATTTTGCCGTTTCTGTGTCAGAATCCATGGTAGCCAAGGTGCGGGAATACATCAGGCGGCAGGACGAACACCACGCCACCAAATCTTTTGAAGAGGAAACCACCGAATTCATGGCGAAATATGGCTTTGTCCGGAAGGATGATTTCTAA
- a CDS encoding DUF983 domain-containing protein: MVTFVQVLPAHLSLQAAVQKKTVNQETMLGKGSKLYSITHLKCPRCHEGNLFENNSLLGYRKMSVMLEKCSVCQQAYEPEPGYYYGAMFISYALTAGPTLAIVGLMMLFAEELTVWMLMGALILSLLLFMPALFKLSRAIWINIFVSYDPTAAENPVARGH; this comes from the coding sequence ATGGTTACCTTTGTGCAGGTTCTACCGGCGCACCTTTCCTTGCAAGCCGCCGTACAGAAAAAGACCGTAAACCAGGAAACCATGTTAGGCAAAGGCTCCAAACTCTACAGCATCACCCACCTCAAATGTCCCCGCTGCCATGAGGGCAACCTCTTTGAAAACAACAGCCTGCTGGGCTACCGCAAAATGTCGGTCATGCTGGAAAAATGCTCGGTCTGCCAACAGGCCTATGAACCCGAGCCCGGCTATTACTACGGCGCCATGTTCATCAGCTATGCCCTCACCGCCGGCCCTACCCTGGCCATTGTGGGTTTGATGATGCTGTTTGCCGAAGAACTCACCGTCTGGATGCTCATGGGTGCGCTCATTCTGTCACTGCTGCTGTTCATGCCCGCCCTTTTCAAACTTTCCCGCGCCATCTGGATCAACATTTTTGTAAGCTATGACCCAACCGCGGCGGAGAATCCGGTGGCCAGGGGGCATTAA
- a CDS encoding TonB-dependent receptor domain-containing protein, which translates to MPLSSTLRCFLLLMCSLSIAVQAQTGTTVKGNVQTAKKEPLSFATVLLLALPDSSIAYSQMTDDAGTYTFEKVAAGRYVVKASRIDYNAAATAIQVGNQPVQVPVLQASEKATALKEVVVQGQRPLLEQQADRLIMNVDKLNTAGENSLEILKNAPGVRLDKDDNIVFRGSSSVNVLINGKMTYMSGAELSRYLKSLPASALTKVELMANPPASFDAAGTAGIINLVLKRELTKGMNGSVNLGTGYGAYEKVWGGLNLNYNLGKFSFYTRLNTGHYNSFNRLTMERTINDSLYRSVNYWHPITKSVNVVAGGDWFISKKHTVGLMLKGYTSPENTMTTSQTLQYDIPGNAIGSAHMRNPRTVDSYNYSLNANYKFDIDTTGRSVTIDADLVQYQNGNDEQFTNQFFGNAIKNGQKLEQLQSLSDAAVRIYAVKADYVHPFGQNWKLESGWKSSWVRTDADIRFEREQEGSWQNDPKRTNQFLFDENINAGYVSLSKKVSKALSLKAGLRAEQTISEGTSRTLSAPVDRDYWQLFPSVFVSYTPQEDHQFSTSYSRRISRPGYKSLNPFTFYSDPYTGLRGNPFLQPSFSNSFMFSYTFKNFQLLSISYLEQKDFVVEVPVQNDQTKETVSTPQNLARATSLSFSSGGTLPVRKWWSANVQVQGTLNQIHTPVQGEQYNQKQFSWDLSNDHNFTLPKDYSVQFSAYYSSPSVSGLFQNRESYQLNIGAKKTLMKGKATLSLRLNDIFDTARFRAYLRYNNVNMYWQNQWESRRLNLSFDYRFGNTKIKTARSRRTGTTEEENRVSK; encoded by the coding sequence ATGCCCCTATCTTCTACTCTTCGTTGTTTTCTGCTGTTGATGTGCTCACTTTCCATTGCGGTTCAGGCCCAGACCGGCACCACCGTCAAAGGCAACGTGCAAACCGCCAAAAAAGAGCCGCTTTCCTTTGCTACGGTCTTGCTATTGGCCCTGCCAGACTCCAGCATTGCCTATTCCCAAATGACCGATGACGCCGGCACCTACACCTTTGAGAAAGTGGCCGCTGGCCGATATGTGGTCAAAGCCAGCCGTATTGATTATAACGCCGCCGCCACGGCAATTCAAGTAGGAAATCAACCCGTGCAAGTACCGGTGTTGCAGGCCTCTGAGAAAGCCACCGCTCTTAAAGAAGTGGTGGTGCAGGGCCAGCGCCCGCTCCTGGAACAGCAAGCCGACCGCCTGATTATGAACGTGGACAAACTCAACACCGCCGGGGAGAACTCGCTGGAGATTTTGAAGAACGCGCCCGGCGTGCGCCTTGACAAAGACGACAACATTGTGTTCAGGGGCAGCAGCAGCGTTAACGTGCTAATCAATGGCAAGATGACCTACATGAGCGGTGCCGAACTGAGCCGTTACCTGAAATCCTTACCTGCCTCGGCGCTGACCAAGGTGGAACTGATGGCCAATCCGCCCGCATCATTTGACGCGGCGGGCACGGCGGGCATCATCAACCTGGTGCTCAAACGTGAACTCACCAAAGGCATGAACGGCAGCGTAAACTTGGGCACCGGCTACGGGGCGTATGAAAAAGTGTGGGGCGGCCTCAACCTCAACTACAACCTGGGCAAATTCAGTTTCTATACCCGCCTGAACACAGGGCATTACAACTCGTTCAACCGCCTCACCATGGAACGCACCATTAATGACAGCCTGTACCGCTCTGTGAACTACTGGCACCCCATCACCAAAAGCGTGAACGTGGTAGCCGGCGGCGATTGGTTCATCAGCAAAAAGCACACCGTAGGGCTGATGCTGAAAGGCTATACGTCGCCGGAGAACACCATGACCACCAGCCAAACCTTGCAGTATGACATACCGGGCAACGCCATTGGCAGCGCGCACATGCGCAACCCGCGCACCGTGGACTCTTACAACTACAGTCTCAACGCCAACTATAAATTCGACATTGATACCACCGGCCGTTCTGTTACCATTGATGCTGACCTGGTGCAGTACCAGAACGGCAATGATGAACAGTTCACGAACCAATTCTTCGGCAACGCCATCAAGAACGGCCAGAAACTGGAGCAGCTGCAGAGTTTGTCAGACGCCGCCGTGCGCATCTACGCGGTAAAAGCTGATTACGTGCACCCCTTCGGGCAGAACTGGAAGTTAGAAAGCGGCTGGAAAAGCAGCTGGGTACGCACCGACGCGGACATCCGGTTTGAGCGCGAGCAGGAAGGCAGCTGGCAGAATGACCCCAAACGCACCAACCAGTTTCTGTTTGACGAAAACATCAATGCCGGGTATGTGAGTCTGAGCAAGAAAGTAAGCAAAGCCCTGAGTCTGAAAGCCGGTCTTCGCGCGGAACAAACCATTTCTGAGGGTACCTCGCGCACCCTATCGGCGCCAGTTGACCGTGACTACTGGCAATTGTTCCCTAGCGTGTTTGTGAGCTACACGCCGCAGGAAGACCACCAATTTTCTACTAGCTATAGCCGCCGCATTAGCAGACCTGGCTACAAGAGTTTGAATCCGTTTACGTTTTACTCAGACCCGTACACCGGCCTCCGGGGGAATCCGTTTTTGCAGCCCTCGTTCTCCAATTCGTTCATGTTCAGCTACACGTTTAAGAATTTTCAGCTGTTGAGCATTAGTTACCTGGAGCAGAAAGATTTTGTGGTGGAGGTGCCGGTGCAGAATGACCAGACCAAGGAAACCGTGAGCACGCCGCAAAACCTGGCCCGCGCCACTTCTCTGAGTTTCAGCAGCGGTGGCACGCTGCCCGTGCGCAAATGGTGGAGCGCCAACGTGCAGGTGCAGGGCACGCTCAACCAGATTCACACGCCGGTTCAGGGAGAGCAATACAACCAAAAGCAGTTTTCCTGGGACCTGAGCAACGACCATAACTTCACCTTGCCCAAAGACTACAGCGTGCAGTTTTCGGCGTACTACAGCTCGCCCTCAGTGTCTGGCCTGTTCCAGAACCGCGAATCTTACCAGCTGAACATTGGCGCCAAGAAAACGCTGATGAAAGGCAAGGCCACGTTGAGCTTACGTTTGAATGATATTTTTGACACCGCGCGGTTCAGGGCGTATCTGCGGTACAACAACGTGAACATGTACTGGCAGAACCAGTGGGAAAGCCGCCGCCTGAACCTGAGCTTTGACTACCGCTTTGGGAACACCAAAATCAAAACCGCCCGTAGCCGCCGCACCGGCACCACTGAGGAAGAGAACCGCGTGAGCAAATAA
- a CDS encoding sensor histidine kinase, with protein MKKSKLILFHVVGWVLYIAYSILEDLIMSGGPFSWKHFLFITYFVAMAVTFYFCYSFVYPRFLKRAKVLPLLLCLAFAPFLFTFTRYFLEEMMYPLLLGIRNYGEGTTFSYYLTDNLFRAIPMMAISAVVWNVQDAFKKEKENKLLRQEKTQAELAFLKSQVNPHFLYNTLNYLYAQAYPVSEKLAEAILKLSDMMRYMLHDSPDGKVELHKEVDYLHSFIDIFRLRFEDRFFVEFDVRGIIDGQRIASLLLIPFVENAFKHGTADDPNAPIQISLSATANSLVFTVRNHINNHQKDQSTGIGLVNIKRRLELIYPGQHTLTVQNDSRVYEAKLELTAL; from the coding sequence ATGAAGAAAAGCAAGCTGATTCTGTTTCACGTGGTGGGCTGGGTGCTGTACATTGCCTACAGCATTTTAGAGGATTTAATTATGTCTGGCGGGCCTTTCTCCTGGAAGCACTTTCTGTTCATAACCTATTTTGTGGCCATGGCAGTCACGTTTTACTTCTGCTACTCCTTTGTGTACCCGCGGTTCCTGAAGCGCGCAAAAGTGCTGCCCCTGCTGCTGTGCCTGGCCTTTGCGCCGTTTCTGTTCACGTTTACCCGGTACTTCCTGGAAGAAATGATGTACCCGCTTCTGTTGGGAATCAGGAATTACGGCGAAGGCACCACGTTTTCCTATTACCTCACCGACAACCTTTTCCGGGCAATACCTATGATGGCCATCAGCGCCGTTGTCTGGAACGTGCAGGATGCGTTCAAGAAAGAGAAGGAAAACAAGCTGCTGCGCCAGGAGAAAACCCAGGCCGAGCTGGCCTTCCTCAAATCTCAGGTGAACCCGCATTTTCTGTACAACACGCTCAATTACCTGTACGCGCAGGCGTACCCCGTCTCAGAAAAGCTGGCCGAGGCCATTCTCAAACTCTCTGACATGATGCGCTACATGCTCCATGACAGCCCCGACGGCAAGGTGGAACTGCACAAGGAAGTGGACTACCTGCACAGCTTCATAGACATTTTCAGGCTTAGGTTTGAAGACCGCTTTTTTGTGGAGTTTGACGTGCGCGGCATTATTGACGGTCAACGCATTGCATCCTTGCTCTTGATTCCGTTCGTGGAGAACGCCTTCAAGCACGGCACCGCCGATGACCCCAACGCACCCATCCAAATCTCGCTTTCGGCCACCGCCAACTCCTTGGTTTTTACCGTGCGCAACCACATCAACAACCACCAGAAAGACCAGAGCACCGGCATTGGCCTGGTCAACATCAAACGGAGGCTTGAACTTATTTATCCTGGGCAACACACCTTGACAGTTCAGAACGATAGCCGCGTGTATGAAGCGAAACTGGAACTCACCGCGCTGTAA
- a CDS encoding serine hydrolase — protein sequence MKKLLLVWLVLVSGLGSCAYVRMARHGTPDSTDNQIFPARALQPAAIPFTFPVASQNIFINAAALKGRDRTNFEEYLKSHNTVAFLILRNDSILYENYFYGYGKDSQIPSFSVAKAFTSALIGFALQDGLIKSVDEPVTNYLPEMKKNGFEKVTIKHLLQMTSGIKFRESDGNPFHEDAQFYYGQNLRQKSLNLKLARTPGLKFEYASGNTQLLALILERSLKGKTVTAYLQEKLWSPLGMESAASWSLDEKTGGVEKAFCCLNATARDFAKFGSLYLNQGRWNGQQLLPVSWVKESTTPDTTQGGADYYKYQWWLASKGNDYLAEGILNQYIYINLAQKLVMVKLSKGYGVWNKWTFFRDIAQQL from the coding sequence ATGAAGAAACTGCTTTTGGTTTGGTTGGTGCTGGTGAGTGGCCTGGGCTCTTGCGCGTACGTGCGCATGGCCCGGCACGGCACGCCAGATAGTACAGATAACCAGATTTTCCCTGCCAGGGCATTGCAGCCGGCCGCGATTCCGTTCACGTTTCCCGTCGCCAGCCAGAACATTTTCATCAACGCGGCGGCGCTCAAAGGCAGAGACAGAACCAATTTTGAGGAATATCTGAAGAGCCACAACACGGTCGCGTTTTTGATTCTTCGGAACGATTCCATCCTGTATGAAAACTACTTTTACGGCTACGGCAAAGACAGTCAGATTCCGTCGTTCTCGGTGGCCAAGGCGTTCACCTCGGCGCTGATTGGCTTTGCGCTGCAAGACGGGTTGATTAAATCTGTGGACGAGCCCGTGACCAATTATCTGCCCGAAATGAAGAAAAACGGGTTTGAGAAAGTGACCATCAAGCACCTGCTGCAAATGACCTCGGGCATCAAGTTTCGGGAAAGTGACGGCAACCCGTTTCATGAAGATGCGCAGTTTTATTACGGCCAGAACCTGAGACAGAAAAGCCTGAACCTGAAACTGGCCAGAACGCCCGGCCTAAAATTTGAGTATGCCAGCGGCAACACCCAACTGCTGGCATTAATCTTAGAACGAAGTCTGAAAGGCAAAACCGTTACCGCTTACCTACAGGAGAAACTCTGGTCGCCGCTGGGCATGGAAAGCGCCGCCAGCTGGAGTCTTGATGAAAAAACCGGCGGCGTGGAGAAAGCCTTCTGCTGCCTGAATGCCACCGCCCGGGACTTCGCTAAGTTTGGCAGTCTGTACCTGAACCAGGGCCGCTGGAACGGGCAACAATTGCTGCCGGTCAGTTGGGTAAAAGAATCCACCACACCAGACACCACCCAAGGCGGCGCCGACTATTACAAATACCAATGGTGGCTGGCAAGTAAAGGAAATGACTACCTCGCCGAAGGTATTTTGAATCAATACATTTACATCAATCTGGCCCAAAAACTGGTGATGGTAAAGCTGAGCAAAGGCTACGGCGTCTGGAACAAATGGACTTTTTTCCGGGACATTGCCCAGCAGTTGTAA
- a CDS encoding LytR/AlgR family response regulator transcription factor — protein MLVRCICVDDEAYASTLLKAYIEKIPFLAFVGSTTSPVEALGWVSEGRCDLVFLDIQMPELTGLQFLKLAGHKCKVILTTAYPEYALEGYEHDVVDYLLKPIAFDRFLKAAQKAQALLQPTTSAPAPNNAGSVETSGTGAAHPDYMFVKGESKNKFLRINYADILFIEGLKNYVQLHLPQQRVVTYQTLKDLEEQLPQPPFYRVHKSYIIAIDKVRMVDGHTLYIEDKEIPLGETYRDGFFKLIREKEQG, from the coding sequence ATGCTGGTTCGTTGTATTTGTGTGGATGATGAAGCGTACGCCTCTACGTTGTTGAAGGCGTACATTGAGAAGATTCCGTTTCTGGCGTTTGTGGGTAGCACCACCAGCCCCGTGGAGGCGCTGGGCTGGGTGAGCGAAGGCCGCTGCGACCTGGTGTTCCTGGACATACAGATGCCCGAACTCACCGGCCTGCAGTTCCTGAAACTGGCGGGCCATAAATGCAAAGTCATTCTTACCACCGCCTACCCAGAATACGCCCTGGAAGGCTACGAGCATGACGTGGTAGATTACCTGTTAAAGCCCATCGCGTTTGACCGATTTTTGAAAGCCGCCCAGAAAGCCCAGGCCCTGTTGCAACCCACCACTTCCGCGCCGGCGCCTAACAATGCTGGCTCCGTTGAAACTTCGGGCACAGGCGCTGCGCACCCAGACTACATGTTTGTGAAAGGCGAAAGCAAGAACAAGTTTCTGCGCATCAATTACGCTGATATTCTGTTTATTGAAGGCCTCAAGAATTATGTGCAACTGCACTTGCCGCAGCAGCGCGTGGTCACCTACCAAACCTTAAAAGACCTGGAGGAACAGCTGCCCCAACCGCCGTTTTACCGCGTGCACAAAAGCTACATCATCGCCATTGACAAGGTACGCATGGTAGACGGCCACACACTTTATATTGAAGACAAAGAGATTCCGCTGGGTGAAACCTACCGCGACGGGTTTTTCAAATTAATCAGGGAAAAGGAGCAGGGGTGA
- a CDS encoding T9SS type A sorting domain-containing protein — translation MGILFSSHTAVATHLKAGNIYYKSDTTANPNPQRVFFKLVTYSLLGGFEDPTATLFFGDCTSATSARSSKIIVENGLQDTYANVYYFEHTYSAPGVFRVTNISENRTGGIVNIQNSVQLEFLIQSTVTIDPFLGANSSPVFQNPPAYMGARNQPFYYHPLGFDADGDSLSFKVIPPKSVGTSTACQIEPQNAPGYQPPGIFLGTPSATVATGFSMDQATGFVVWNTPGQMGIYTLAFEVEEWRNGRLIGKVTRDMDIRVIDNTFSAISLAGEDQTTCPGTPVQIGAAPETGYTYEWVPKTGLSNAFIANPTVSPTRTENYILLVKHASNGGINSMDAVKVTVQPAPTNVTISQAAATTLRASGTGLTYEWRKDGEVLTGQTGAQLNVSASGAYAVRARQGSGCYSLWSAPFTYTILSSVPERLRQQFNLYPNPAAGQVTLSVPTQARLFRVQAINSQGRSVLLHSQPQANATYTLAVQHLPTGIYLLQVHTDKGSWTQRLVVNR, via the coding sequence TTGGGCATTCTCTTCTCCAGCCACACCGCCGTGGCCACGCATTTGAAAGCAGGCAACATTTACTATAAAAGCGACACTACCGCCAACCCCAACCCGCAGCGGGTGTTTTTCAAGCTGGTCACCTACAGCTTGCTGGGCGGGTTTGAGGATCCTACTGCAACCTTGTTTTTCGGGGATTGCACCTCTGCCACCAGTGCCAGAAGCAGCAAAATAATAGTTGAGAATGGACTGCAAGATACGTATGCCAATGTTTATTATTTTGAACACACATACAGCGCACCTGGGGTTTTCAGAGTTACTAACATCTCAGAAAACAGAACTGGCGGCATTGTAAACATTCAAAATTCTGTGCAATTAGAATTTTTGATACAGTCTACCGTAACCATTGACCCGTTTCTGGGAGCCAATAGCTCACCGGTATTCCAAAACCCGCCCGCGTATATGGGAGCTAGAAACCAACCGTTTTATTACCACCCCCTTGGGTTTGACGCAGACGGTGACAGCCTTTCTTTTAAAGTCATTCCACCCAAATCTGTGGGAACGTCAACCGCCTGCCAAATTGAACCGCAAAACGCCCCTGGCTATCAACCACCGGGTATTTTTTTAGGAACGCCCTCGGCTACGGTGGCTACCGGATTTTCCATGGACCAAGCTACCGGTTTTGTCGTTTGGAACACCCCCGGCCAAATGGGAATTTATACCTTAGCTTTTGAGGTGGAGGAATGGCGAAATGGGCGCTTAATTGGCAAAGTCACGCGTGACATGGACATCAGGGTGATAGACAATACTTTCAGCGCCATTTCTTTAGCAGGCGAAGACCAAACCACTTGCCCCGGAACGCCTGTGCAGATAGGCGCCGCGCCTGAGACCGGCTACACGTATGAATGGGTTCCCAAAACCGGCCTTTCTAATGCGTTCATTGCCAATCCTACGGTAAGCCCCACCAGAACAGAAAATTATATTCTACTGGTGAAGCACGCTTCCAATGGCGGAATAAATTCCATGGATGCCGTGAAAGTCACCGTGCAACCGGCACCCACCAACGTCACCATCAGCCAAGCGGCGGCTACTACCTTGCGGGCCAGCGGCACCGGCCTCACCTATGAATGGCGGAAAGACGGCGAAGTTCTAACCGGCCAGACCGGCGCGCAACTCAACGTGTCAGCGTCTGGGGCCTACGCGGTGCGCGCCAGGCAAGGCAGCGGCTGCTATTCTTTGTGGTCTGCCCCGTTCACGTACACCATCTTGAGCAGCGTGCCCGAAAGGTTGCGCCAGCAGTTCAATTTGTACCCCAACCCTGCGGCTGGCCAAGTAACGCTGTCCGTCCCCACCCAGGCGCGGTTGTTCCGGGTGCAGGCCATCAACAGCCAGGGCCGAAGCGTTCTCCTCCACTCTCAACCCCAGGCCAACGCCACCTACACCCTGGCGGTGCAGCACCTGCCCACAGGCATCTATCTATTGCAAGTCCACACCGACAAAGGCTCCTGGACCCAGCGCCTGGTGGTTAACCGCTAA